The Daphnia pulex isolate KAP4 chromosome 7, ASM2113471v1 genome includes the window TCGTGTCCAGCAAACGTCAGAAAACTTtaaggatttttttcttttctttcggttgggggtgggggggggggggttcgtCAGTAATCTCTTCTCTTCAATCTCGTTGTTGTCTAGTCTTCTCTCCGAGCTGCGGCCCTCGTATTCCCACAAGTCAGCGAGGGTTCCTTTCAGGTGTGCGGCCGTAAATCCTTGGAATTCCTCGTGGCATTCCAACAAGAGTCACCAATGGGAAACGTCGTTCCGGGACACTCAAACatgcttttttaaatatctccgCAGCATTTCTCGTTTCATTCCTCCAACGAAGGCGCATCGCACAAGTCGTGCATCTCGTCAAAAGTGCATTGATTCTACTTGATTATCTAGGCAGTCACACAGCTTTTTCTATAGTTTCcgatttcaaagtttttagCAAGTGTATAGTATTATACATTCACCAGCAGAATGCAGTGCTATCAGCCATTATTCTTGCGCTATCGAAGCCGGAATAGCCATCCAGATGGACTCGTTTCTCATTGCCGCATGGCATCAGCAATTGCCAACAGTAAGCCCATCGTGAAATAGCCTtgcaattatttgttttgtcaatCTCCCGTTGTTTGGTAGGGTACTTGTTCTCTTCAACATTGAATGATGGCTGGCAGTACTATAGACTGTTTAATCAcagagttgttgttgctgggattccgtttgctgttgttgcttgGCTACATTCTTCCGCTTTCTTGATGATCCTCTCCTGCTAGGCGTGTAAAAATGTGTGCGCGTCAATTCTTGTTGTTGATACGTTATAGCGCTGGCTCAAACGCATCCCGTATTAGGCTACGTTTCGTCAAACTAATAGTGTTGCACACACACCGTGCATATGTAATTTTGGAAGAAAGAGCCGCAGGGATTTGTGTGagagttctctctctctctctctctctcctccttctttctgTTTCGTCTATTCATCATTTATCTGAGCATCTTCCGCtttctttatttgaatatAGTGGCTCGGTTCTAATCTCGAGATGCACAGCAGGGCACACACTGTGCGCTTCACTCTTGAGAACTAGTCATTTACATGGTGATTATTACAACTACAATCTGACCGGGTCTCCGATCATTCATGACCTTCCCCGTTTCGTttccactcttttttttcctctctctctctctctctttctctcttcttttgattccaaAAAACTTGATTGCTCCGAgttcaaaatgggaaaataaagcGAATGCTCGTTTATCACAATGTCCCTCACGCTGAGAGACAAAAGTCTGAAACAACAAGCGTTGGATCATTCGTATATGGTCTTTTTCCGACATTGTTCTTCCATTCCAAGAcatgaaaatctttttctttaacgttgctgctgctgctgctgcatgttaGTGtatgcttcttttttttcccggcaGCGAAAGCAAGTGTAGGGAAAACATTGAGCCAGACAATAAAGGGGGCTGCTGCGGATGGAGAGGGTGGTAGAGAGGAACGGCATTCCCGTTGTTGCTTTTCTAATGAGATTCAGAGATCACTGCATTACACATGCAGGAATGAATTCATATGGAGATCAGCTAGACTctgctacaaaaaaaaaaaaaagtatagaaaGAATGAGGAATGATTGGAGGAATGCGTTAATAGCAGTATATAAAAAGCTTTGCCCGCCGTTGAAAATAATACCAATGTAGAAATGGGGAGACAACAGTATTCCATACAGCTTATCATAATTAAATAGCAgggtattttttttgcaattccACTAAGAGAATAAGTAGACTATCGTCACAAGGTGGCAAACACAGCTGGTTGTAATCcatttatttgactttttcaatTGGAATTACTGCTTAAATTTGATTGCATTCAAGCGAAATTATTTATGATACGCAATTCGCctgtttatttatatttagttACTTGTATCCAATTTTCACTTTCATCAATTTTACATATAGCCAGCGGGAAcgagaaacaaagaaattcctgaaagaattcatttttatgaATATGAAGACTTACAGGAGATTATTTCGTGATCGTTTTCAATGTGACGATGCGGGAATATGGAATTTTGAGTGGGAAAATGCGATGTTTGATAGTTTATATGTATGGAAAATTTTTGCAACCATAGCCTTAAATATCAGGTCaatgaaattataatttcaatCTCATCCTAGTTGTTtaaccattttattttattgcgtTCAAActtaaaatagaaattatttAAGGATTAAGGCCCTCCAGTCTTCAAACTTTACTACCCCAACGTCTAATCCTAAGGCTTTCAACGAACCGGTTTTGCTCTTGTCCCTTCTCCGATTGGGCACACAAtccaatgtttctttttcttctccgaaaCCGAATCTTTTCGTTGTTCGTTGTTCGGCGCGGTGCAAATCGGCCCGATGGGGAAACAAATCCGATTTGGTTCAACAATGAATTTCGGGGTTGCCAAagttctttcgtttttttttttcttcggttcacagaaaaataattaaaaattgaagagtttaattaagaaaatccTTCTCATAATCTCAAAACCATTTCTATGTAAAATTTTTCACCGCTACTGTAAAATTCTCATGATCGCTgcttattctttcatttataatttcattttcatccagTAGTTTTTGgaacaaagaaatgaagaattaCTTCTGAATAAGTATCATACTTGATTAGATTCCCAAGGGGAAAAGTAGGTTTTTAGTCCGAACCTAAGCagacaaaaatgttaaaaatcaaaaccttGTTTGGACTTTGTGCGTGTTTCACCGTATTGAATGTTGCGACAGTGTCGCAGAAATGAAAGCGAGTCTGTAGACGTCGTGGGAAATGTTTGTTGGCCCTTTCCGGCTTTCCCCAAGTTTCTCCACACATTGTTGGCTCACAGCGTTGGCTTGAGAAGACGAGAGGTGGAATAGATCCGATTCGGCGCGAATCAAGACAACGACAGAGCGGCGTGCCTCCGTGGTccgaaaatattcaaatttttaccgTGCCACACCATAGCAGCATTAATCCTACATTCCCGCACTTAACCCATCATTGCCAAATCAAAGATTTGACTTGTAGTTTCCggttgaaatttcaaaaagtaaaattttcaaaggaCTTTCATTATCTTACATCAACTtagtattatttaaaaaaatgaaatgtgtgCAGTATAGTTTGGCTTGTGTTAACCTCTCAAATCTAAATCTTGTTGTCTGTATAGAACTTTCAGAACCGATTGGTGGTGAACTCGACGAGGAACCCAACCACCAACTGCACAACGAACGTTTGCGAGGCAGGAGCCCGCCGCCGCACCATTTGCCTCCCcctccgccgccaccgccaacCCTAAGTGGACGAAACCACGAACTTCGCTTATTCAGCGGCAGCAATTTTTCGCCTTTGCATGCCCAGTTACACGGCCAGACTTCCTTGCATAATCGGTCCTCATCTCCAGCACACGATTTGGGCTACCATACCTTAGTGGCACGTTCGCCTGCTTGGTCGTCTCCTGCAGACTTGGCCGATTTAACACTCACTCCTTCTCCCAGGTAAGACTTCattggtttttctctctactcTAAACGAATTTCAACGtgacaaatttttcatttgatgatTTCTTCAGGGCCGAGTATTGCCGAAAGACATCGTACACATCGTCGAGTAGTTCTTCTCAGCAACGTGATCCGTTCACTCAGATTCAGTCCAACAACAGCTGCCTCAGACCGCAGTTGCCGCCCACTCCTACATCTGCAAGTATCTCGGCCGACACGGACTCCACCGAGGTCCTGTTGGCTGCGTGCAAGGTATATAAACTTGTTTTTACGGTCTTTCTCCTTCATTTCTTTGAATATACAATACAATGTTTGATCTCCTATAGGGTAAGAGGTGGGTGTCACCCGCCCTTGGCCAGCAGCATGGTGCCAGTTTcaagttttcctattttgaaCGACTGACGGACGACGTCGTGTTGCGAGTTTTCTCCTTCTTGTCGTCGACACATTTGGCCCTCTGCAGTCGTGTCTGCCGGCGTTGGCACGTCTTGGCCTGGGATCCTCAACTGTGGTCGTCTATTTATTTATCGGGAGAAAATTTGCCCACCGATCGAGCACTCAAGGTGAGAATTCGGCAATTCTAAATGATGTGGGACGGATTCGTTGTATTAGTTGGCGATTGGCTAATTATTTCTTGTCATTTTAACAGAGCATTACGCGAGTGTTGGGTCGAGCTTCCCCGCCATTTTGCCCAGCAGTGGAACGTGTCGTGATAAACAGCTGCACTCGTCTGACGGATCGAGGCTTACAAACTCTCAGCCGCCGTTGCCCCGAGCTGCGACACGTCGAATTGCGAGGCTGCGTTCAACTAACCGATGTCGGTGTTCTCGAACTTGTTTCGAAATGTGTTCACCTAAGTCACCTGGACGTCAGTGGTTAGTTGGATTGCTATTTTCTATAGTTTACCAGACAATTGACAATGtaataaatcatttatttattcaacaggGTGTTCTCAGATTACGTGTATTGACGCCGGACCTCGATCCAATGGGAATAATGGCGACCGTTACAAGAGTGACCTGAGTTCCAGTTCGCGACCGCAATTATATTTGCAGTTGCAATACATTGACTTGACGGATTGCGTTAGTTTGGAGGACACTGGCATCCAGATGATTGTGCGGAGCTGTGCTCAGCTCACTTGCATCTATCTTCGCCGATGTGTTCATATTACTggtataaataattaatggaacaaatttgtttctcaATGTGCTAAAGATGTTGTTTCCCTACAGATCTGGGAGTGAAATACTTGGCAAGTTACTGCACCGCTTTAAGAGAACTCAGCATATCAGACTGCGTACAAGTGACGGACTTTGGGATGTACGAGTTGGCGCGCTTGGGTCCAAATTTGAGATACTTATCAGTGGCCAAATGTGACCAGATTTCTGACGCCGGTATCAAACAAATTGGACGTCATTGTTACAAGCTACGATATCTTAACCTCCGTGGCTGTGAAGCTGTCAGCGATGATTCGTTGGAAGTTTTAGCGCGTACCTGCTCCCGTCTTAGAGCTCTGGATCTTGGCAAGTGCGACATTACCGACAGAGGTCTTCGCCTGCTGGCTGAGCACTGTCCAAATCTGAAAAAGCTCAGCGTTAAGAGTTGTGAACTTGTGACTGACGAAGGAGTGAGGTCGATTGCCTACTATTGCCGTGGTCTGAGGCAACTTAACATTCAAGATTGTCTCATCACAGTCGAAGGATATCGAGCAGTTAAAAAGTTTTGTCGCAAATGTATCATAGAGCATACCAATCcgggatttttttgaattcccaATTTGTCGCCTTCGTCGTCGGACTATCTCCTACTGTAATTTAAATGCGCTTGTAGAAAACCGTGCCTATTACTTTAGAGGAATATATGTTAAAACGTGCTTTACAAGGTTGGTTTCGTGCCTAACAAAGTGACTATCCCCATGTAAATGTGTATTATTGTTGAACAGATTTAGAGGAATGTGTTTTGCTGaaagcaaaataaatattctggAAATATCCATTTTGTTAGATGGATTACATCATTGTTAATTATTCTAAATTACATGTTATCCCTTTCTTATATTCCCAACTTATTCCTTATACATTTTCGATGTATcaaatacacatttttttgcaatgaaatttttttcttttgaaaacgttTTTAGCTTTAATGAATTCAACATTTGATTCTGAGATGTCTAATGTAAGATTGAGCTCAACTCAGTGAGAATTTGTGAAGTGTGGTGACAACAGTGATGGTAATTTTTAGATATAAAatagataaaataataaagtagAAAGATTTCTTAGATCAGTTACGACTCATACTCATCGGTGTTTATTTCCGGTTTACTCTATGACGGAAAACTTCAATACTAAAGctggaagaaaataagaatcaTTCGGTTTTAATTTTGTATGGTGTACtttgattttccaaatttgaTAACTGTAGGCAACGAACATGTCAACAATATTAGTAGGCCTACAGCAATTTTGTAGCTTATTGATTATTGACGTAGTCTTACAGTTAAACTCTCTAATTCAATACACATGTGTGGTACGAAGAAATGGGAAGACAAAGTATCCTGAAGAATTACAATTAACGgaaatcaatagaaaagaTGAAACGTCAACATCATCACTACTGTTTGAATACATCAGCATTATAACAGGAATTGAAGAACAGCCCATCTTGAAGTGGAACTTTAATTAAGGATCGAGAGAAATGAACAGAGTAGATCAATAGTTTAGAATAAGCGTCGCAAATAGAAGGgagatttgaagaaaagaaattattcaCGCATGCTGGCTAACAAGCTGCGTAGGTTTAAGAGAATATTTCTTAACTATGCCGAAAAGGTGAACAGCCTAATTCCAAATGGTTTACGGATGAATCATGAAGTGTTAAGATATtatgtcaagaaaaaaatagacagTCTATTGTATATGTTGAATTTATCAAGTACTTACTACCTAAATAGgtttgaaatcaattggaaaatttgtgattttttaaattgataatTTTGACAATGAATTAAGCTGAAATCATATCTGAACATTGCgcatttcttctccttctttgtTTCGATGTGAGTGGACAGAAATGGAGTCACGCAGTAtcctcatttcattttgaagagCAGTTACCCTTGCCACAGCCTAGGAAGGAAACAGTACTATCACTGGACGTTGCTAATTAAAAAGCACCCAAGATTATCATAAACAAAGCCTTTGCTGTAAACATACCTCATCACGCTGTTGCTCGGCAACTATCGCTTTGCATCTCCAAGCATCGCAAGCATTCCTGGCTTGCGACAAATCCTCTTCTAAGGAGAGCACTTTTGCTTGGTGATTTGCCGCATCATCTCGCAACCTCTGTaattttgaatcattttgtTACTTGGTATTACTCAGTTAGTAAAATTAGTTAATAATCGTTATTCCGTACGTCATGATTTCCAAGCGATCCACTCATCGAAGCCACACTGCTTAGTAATGGTGAGTGGTTAGCACCGGAGCCTGTCAATCCTCTACAACTGTTGTTACTTGGACTAGTTTGGTGATTCCCCCAGTCAATAAATGGTGCACCGGTGTTACTATAACTTCCAACCTTCAACAAGTGTTAGCTAAGCAAGAAATTCTTCATTGGCAAGTCAATTAcccttttaaagaaaagagaagtcGAATTGTTTGATCCTTCCAATGGTATTTCGTGAGCGCCAACTCGTATTCCTGAGAACAGATTAACAGCCGGTGGTGAAGGTGACAAGCGAGGAGGGTGGCGATCAAGTCCACTTCGTGGAATATTAACCGGAGCAGACCCCGTCAGCAATCCTACACCCATCGTTATTGATTCACACAATGAAGGTTGTTCGGATTCATATTCTCGACTACTATCCTTAAACTGCTCTTCATTTTCATCCATTGCATGTCCAATAACGCAATCTGGAGCATTTGTTGAATTGCTTAATCTATACATAATAATTGTTAGGGCCTTGCTCACAAATTAATTAAGGTGGGATGAATAGTAATAAGTAATAACGTTACCTAGCCGCAGTCGGAAAATACGCGGCTGGTTGAAGATGTGACAATAGACCACCCAACGTTCCCGTACCGTATAGATTAGATTTCTTTGAAAGAGTATCGAATTGATCGGGATTTGTAATGGGATCCCATTCATCTCGATCCAAACTTATCATTCGATCGATTCCTGATGAGTTCATGTCGGCCCCTGGCACCGACAGTGATCTGGGTTTACATATTGGGTGTACTAGTGGGCCAAAGCCACCTATGGTGGTCCCAACTGCCGTTGGACCACTAGAAGCTAAAATTGATTCGCCAGTTTCAAGACTTTGTAATCGGCTGTAAGCTGTTTGCATAGGAACGCTAGTGCTTGCTGTGAGGAGAAATAACTCTAAATATTTGACATGAAATGCTAGGAAAAGTAGTAAAACCTGTGGCGGATGACGAAGTAGAATGGGTATCCAAAATGCTTCTAGGAGAATTATCTAGAAGTAGATCGATACTACGTCCGTCATTCAAGTCATTCAAAttggtattttcttttccgtaaGTTCGGTTATTTACAGCAGGCAATGCACTGGACAAAAGTTCAGCCAAATTGTTTCCACCATCCTTAACAGAAAAAATAGTAAGTTTTGGCAAAAGATTATAAATACTCCATTACCTGGTATTGACCATTATCTCTTACCACTTCAAAATCTCCGTGAGCAAAAGCACAAAATGATCCTCTAGGACAATAACTATTCGTCTGCATGTCATGACATTTAGTGGATTTGTATATCTCTGGATGAAATTGCTGCTCAGTTCGGGTGTGGCAATACTGACACATATCTCCGTTGTCACACCCAGAAGGATCACCCCATTCTTCTCCATGCTTGGCGTTAGGACAGGGTGTAGAACTAAacaggaatgaaaaaaataaaaaaaaataataatattattttttttttgaaaattgcttACAAAACACAAGGTTATATTACTTAAAATATATAAGTAATACATACcggtatttaaattttttaggaCTCCTTCTGCGGTCTCGGCTGTTGTGATACTGAGGACAGGCATAGCCTTGTCGACATAGACGTGGCGGTTTTTTGCATTGCTCTGTTTTATAATTGGTTAAAACATAGTTTGTGTCCTGCCATTTGGGATCATCATTCAGAAGACTTCTTTCTTTATCAAGGGCATTAGGTCCACTCATATCTGCCTCAGCAGTTTCTTTAGCCTGTGATAATCAAagctgaatttttaaatgtaggaaacaaatttaatgattTGCATTACCCTTATATCTCTGATGTCATACACTGGATTACGTAAATCAGAATTCCCATGAGCAAATGCACAATGAACTCCATTTTTTACACAGAATCCTCTTGTGTCAGTTTCATGAACACATGGAGCAGTTTTGAAGTACCTCAAGTGATATCTTCTCTCTGTGTCACCAGCAGTACGATGAAGGAAAGGACACTCATCACCATCTTGGCAAATACCTATGAAGATATAAGGTTTTATTACCTAAAAAGTTAACAGTCAAGTAGAGCAGAAAtgcatattttaaaatgacaatgttccatttttattgtaaattttgAAAGCAAAAAGATACAAAGTTTTTTTAGAATACCTGTAGTTTCATCATACTTTGTGCAATACTCATCAGCACTGTAATTCAAAGTACCATCCCTTCTGCGTACAGGTTTGCGccttctttgattttgaaaatgccAGTGAAAGCAGGTGAATGGTCTATGTTGTGTACACTTGTGTTGTAAAAATAAAGGGCACTGTTCGACGCGGAATTTGTAAATATACGCATGATGCTGAGGTATTTCAGATTGCTGAATGGTTAAGTCGCGTGCAGTTACGTTATCAggcatttttagaaaattgcaCGTGACAACTCCCAGTAAGTGAACAGATCAAAAATTAAGACCTGAAAATTATTAGTGGATGTTTTGACGTTAGAGTAAAATTCCGCAAACTTgtagaatatttaaattattgacgttataatttttgttgatacgcaacatacgcaacagtaaaaaaaacctcGTGACATCTAAATGAAAAGGCCAAAGCACCTTCCCCAGTTTTTGTTTGCAGACAACGCCGTCATGCTTCTGTAGCTTCCGCATTTCactaatagatggcgtttcTATACCGTCGTTCCTTGAAAAACCAGAAATCAGAAACTAGAAAATTGCCGGCTGTGGGCTGGCATTGAGTTGCTGAATGTTTACAGGTTTTCAAGGCAAGCAGCCAAGCAGCTTGGCGTTTTTACAGTTCACGTTGGGTATCCCGCTTTTAATCAAATATAATTGATcgacaaatttgaaaactcAACTATGGCAAAGCATCACCCAGATTTGATATTTTGTCGGAAACAACCAGGAGTTGGTATTTGAACATGAAATTCTATTCTTTTCATGCTATCTATTATTAATGTCTGATTTTGAACATTTAGCTATTGGCCGGCTGTGTGAGAAATGTGACGGAAAATGTGTTATCTGTGATTCGTACGTAAGACCATGTACATTAGTACGAATCTGTGATGAATGTAACTATGGATCATACCAAGGACGGTGTGTTATCTGTGGAGGACCAGGTGTCAGCGATGCATACTATTGTAAAGAATGTACAATTCAGGAAAAAGATGTAAGTGTGTAGTCCAAGTGAtgctttttcattttagttcTTAAGATTGAAGTTATATTGAAAGCTTAACGTATTTGATCTATTACATATCTTTGTTCTTTTCAGAGAGATGGGTGTCCAAAGATTGTTAATTTAGGTAGTGCTAAAACAGATTTGTtctatgaaagaaaaaagtatggttTCAAGAAGAGGTAGCCTCATCACACTTTCCATTTACAAAAGTATGAATCTTTGTTGTAAATGAACAACCTTTGTGAAAAATACACCTTAATTTCTTTCTATCtgttcaagtaaaaaaaagcctcATTAAATGAAAAGGCCAAAGCACCTTCTccagtttttctctttttatctctttggGTAATAAATTAAATAGTGCTATCATTTTCTCCTGCTGTTTctgttaaaagttaaaataattcaaaataatactaaaatttttcatttaattttaaagatattAGACAGGTTTGCATtgcaaataaacaaatatacaTTTGGTGTGTAATTGCTGTaccaatgaaatattttgcaaGCAGTAATTAAGAcagcaaaaaatatattaaaataagtaaatcTTATATTGTAAGATGGCGAAGTTGTCCTAAATATATCGGGGtggacgattttttttaaatattgttaatTCTAACCACGAGCAAATTTAATGAATAACAACATGATAACAATCAGATTCCCTTCAATGTACAGTGGGCACCTAAAGTGTCCGGAcacccgagagaaccttatgggaaaaccgctgttttcgcaaggcgaaaaagtggtcaaattttcattcgatttgaatgaaaattttttcgtagGTTCTCTCGGATGTCAGGaacaaccaattttttttttttgaattttaaaataagggGAAGGGTAGGTTTTTGTCCGAGGCAAAAGTGTCCGGACAGTAGAGAGGCCCATATgtaaatgggcttactttagGTTCAAATTGTGACTCACTGAGAAATGCTAGAGAAACGCAAacggtcttaaaaaaaagatctacGTTTCTTCTATGGCACCCATGagtcacgattttttaaagctaTTAGAATTCTTTCCCTACCCAccctcaaaattgatttcgttcAGATCTCCGTTTCTGAGAGCCGTGCACTGCTGCCGGGTCTACGGAATTGCTTACTCTCCCCCCAGTCCCTACTAAACCCCTTTGCTTCAGAAAAACGTGGGGGAGAgtaagcaaaatttaaaaatcgttttgaaaaatatttaatagctCTTAAGTTATTCATTGTTAAAGTTCgcagaaaacaatttttttccgcTCTGGTTCATATAAATGCCGCAGCATACAGATGGCGTTTTTACGAAACGTGAAACCTGgtgaaacgaaacgaaaagcCACCTGTATGCGGCGGCTTTTTTATGAACCATAGcggcaaataatttttttctgcgaactttaacaataaataactaaagagctattaaatgtttttcaaaacgacttttaaatttaggaaaatTTATATCTTAACTAATTTTGTACCAAAGATCGAAATTTTAGGACAACTACATGACTAGATTTAATGAGTTTACGGAGGGGGTAACCGTATGATTCGGCCAAAAAAATACGATTCGGCCTGgccgaataaaaaacaaagaatagtGGCCGCTTTTCTGAGTTTTTTATTCGGCCAAGGCCGAATCGTATGAGTGGAAAAATACATTGAAATATACAATTCGGCcagtttttatgttttttattcggCATAAAATGGCgagtaattaatttaaaaatatactttTCGGCCAATTGATCAGACTTGGCAACCACTATATTGAAGGAGGGAGAAGGCCGGATTGCCGCCAATAATTCGGTCAATAATAGTAAACAATCTAGTTTGAATTCTACTAATTGCCTTGCATGAACACTCCTAACGTCTATCCATACTTTGAAATGTCTCAGTGCAAGTTAGAATTTGTTGGTGCTGTGGGTCGACGTTGTACAATGGAGCAGTCAAACATCCACGTTTCCAAGAAATTTGCGTCCAAAATGgtccaatcagcgtacagcgttttaaagatgctgtacgctgatcggccattttggacacaaatttgatggcaacgcaggatgttaGACTGCaccattaagaaaattaaatgaaaaaaattagttgCTCAAATAAACCTGAAAAGTAAAATGGCTGACAGCCCTATATCTGAATAGCCCTGAACAGCCTTGAATCGTGGGATAACTTTAATACGATTCGGCCAAAAAACTTggcgaataatttttttgccgAATCGTCTCATAAATTTAAGGCCCATggccgacattttttttttaaattggccgaatcattcaatttttcaacaggccgaatcattcaatttttcaacaggccgaatcattcaattttttcaacaggCTGAATCGTATATCGTCAAAAGATCATTCGGCCTAaagttcaaaattgtttttggccGAATCGTACTGTATTCACGGAGGGACTATCCGCCATAAGGTCCCTTGTAAACACCTTTTGGTGATTTCATAAAATTTGAGGCATAGTCCCTCACAGTATATTTAATTACTAAAACATCGTTAAAGctataacataaaaaattggAACTCTGATCAATAAAAAGACGGGGAACATCTAttagctgtaaaaaaaattatttttatttcttatgaCAATTCTAatacattttataatttttaaatttgttttctatttttttatagtaaaATCTTTATTTCTGAGGAgggtttttaaaacaaatataaaattagaGTAATAGGCCTAACAAAGCtcatgaaaaacatttcgtgTTACGATTTGTTCCCGGTAACCCCCCTTTTTCATATCTTGACTCCACTATTAGATGCCCActttatttagtattttttaaatatgccaCGAAGATAGAGAAGTTCCGAATGTTACCTATGACGAATAAATCTTATAGGTAGGCCACGATATAATAGAGGCAGTAATGGCTCTGATAGAGACTATTCACCTCGCTGCCTTTTTACGAGTCAATTGTTTCTATGTCCgccatgtttgttgtttttttttggttgtctgTATTGTctgaaagtgttttttccCAATACAAAGTGGATTTTGAGAATCagtggttatttttttaattttgtgtgtgtgtcagttgTTTGCTACGTATCTTGTTTAGAATGTGTAGCAATTTGTGTCT containing:
- the LOC124198779 gene encoding F-box/LRR-repeat protein 7-like isoform X1; this encodes MGAGQGRFPDPNRLNGTAFLLRDASDASLSTACSLDLSISAAASSVGLPELSEPIGGELDEEPNHQLHNERLRGRSPPPHHLPPPPPPPPTLSGRNHELRLFSGSNFSPLHAQLHGQTSLHNRSSSPAHDLGYHTLVARSPAWSSPADLADLTLTPSPRAEYCRKTSYTSSSSSSQQRDPFTQIQSNNSCLRPQLPPTPTSASISADTDSTEVLLAACKGKRWVSPALGQQHGASFKFSYFERLTDDVVLRVFSFLSSTHLALCSRVCRRWHVLAWDPQLWSSIYLSGENLPTDRALKSITRVLGRASPPFCPAVERVVINSCTRLTDRGLQTLSRRCPELRHVELRGCVQLTDVGVLELVSKCVHLSHLDVSGCSQITCIDAGPRSNGNNGDRYKSDLSSSSRPQLYLQLQYIDLTDCVSLEDTGIQMIVRSCAQLTCIYLRRCVHITDLGVKYLASYCTALRELSISDCVQVTDFGMYELARLGPNLRYLSVAKCDQISDAGIKQIGRHCYKLRYLNLRGCEAVSDDSLEVLARTCSRLRALDLGKCDITDRGLRLLAEHCPNLKKLSVKSCELVTDEGVRSIAYYCRGLRQLNIQDCLITVEGYRAVKKFCRKCIIEHTNPGFF
- the LOC124198779 gene encoding F-box/LRR-repeat protein 7-like isoform X2, which gives rise to MQCYQPLFLRYRSRNSHPDGLVSHCRMASAIANKLSEPIGGELDEEPNHQLHNERLRGRSPPPHHLPPPPPPPPTLSGRNHELRLFSGSNFSPLHAQLHGQTSLHNRSSSPAHDLGYHTLVARSPAWSSPADLADLTLTPSPRAEYCRKTSYTSSSSSSQQRDPFTQIQSNNSCLRPQLPPTPTSASISADTDSTEVLLAACKGKRWVSPALGQQHGASFKFSYFERLTDDVVLRVFSFLSSTHLALCSRVCRRWHVLAWDPQLWSSIYLSGENLPTDRALKSITRVLGRASPPFCPAVERVVINSCTRLTDRGLQTLSRRCPELRHVELRGCVQLTDVGVLELVSKCVHLSHLDVSGCSQITCIDAGPRSNGNNGDRYKSDLSSSSRPQLYLQLQYIDLTDCVSLEDTGIQMIVRSCAQLTCIYLRRCVHITDLGVKYLASYCTALRELSISDCVQVTDFGMYELARLGPNLRYLSVAKCDQISDAGIKQIGRHCYKLRYLNLRGCEAVSDDSLEVLARTCSRLRALDLGKCDITDRGLRLLAEHCPNLKKLSVKSCELVTDEGVRSIAYYCRGLRQLNIQDCLITVEGYRAVKKFCRKCIIEHTNPGFF